One genomic window of Mercenaria mercenaria strain notata chromosome 2, MADL_Memer_1, whole genome shotgun sequence includes the following:
- the LOC123562553 gene encoding ras-related protein Rap-2a-like, translating into MDRNAHTEMPFDHTRGSSNYRVVVMGTAGVGKSSIISQFMHNKFPETHKETVDELHRHKMKFNTMSVEIDILDTSGSNEFPAMRRLAMATGDAFILVYAVDNHESFETVKRLRDEIKEYNHKDHYSIVVVANKTDLEETEPVIQTVNESVVCIDWEEKFVFTSAKTGVNVEIVFQLLENKIKERIKLEEKRLSFFRRISMPIIKLAKPERQHAPKLNKNSRTQSFCGSYSK; encoded by the coding sequence AAATGCCATTTGATCATACACGTGGAAGTTCGAATTACCGAGTGGTCGTCATGGGAACGGCTGGTGTAGGTAAAAGTTCAATCATCAGCCAGTTTATGCACAACAAGTTTCCAGAAACACACAAAGAAACTGTGGACGAATTACACCGACACAAGATGAAATTTAATACCATGTCTGTTGAAATCGACATATTAGACACTTCAGGCTCAAATGAATTTCCTGCCATGCGAAGACTTGCTATGGCAACAGGCGACGCCTTTATTCTTGTGTATGCTGTCGACAATCATGAGAGTTTTGAAACTGTAAAAAGACTgcgtgatgaaataaaagaatacaatCATAAAGACCACTATTCAATCGTCGTCGTTGCAAATAAAACGGACTTAGAGGAAACAGAACCTGTTATACAAACGGTCAATGAATCCGTGGTATGCATTGACTGGGAAGAAAAGTTTGTTTTCACATCTGCAAAGACTGGTGTAAACGTAGAAATAGTTTTTCAGTTGTtagaaaacaaaatcaaagaaaggATAAAGCTAGAAGAAAAACGCCTGTCTTTCTTTCGAAGAATATCAATGCCTATTATTAAACTGGCTAAACCGGAACGTCAACATGCACCTAAGCTTAACAAAAACTCTAGAACACAATCCTTTTGTGGAAGCTATTCTAAATAA